A single window of Halobacterium jilantaiense DNA harbors:
- a CDS encoding helicase-related protein: MSEDPVPDWSGYSDVLDNREYDVAERANALAPEAETVRIAVGYFYLGGFDLLKENLRRAERVEILIGTDTDQRTIDELERGFADDLDEYDRSEAQEGINRLYELIQEDKVDVRVYDDSRFHPKLYLFEHPAGSPDLGRAIIGSSNLSASGLRGNVELNVEKKDNNTIRYLGEWFEEIWEEASEFDTDLMVAEIEESQFGDDLPDTSEGGTSVAEVETISPYEATKRFIVEQFSRDVREGTLLQDITGDYEEQLTAFQQDAFRAARRPLEKYNGVVLADSVGLGKSYIGAPLVQEYTSSRDDVLIIAPNRLERMWMRDLLDADTGEFPTTAEKTFMSFNKLSRLSEKEIQRLRGVDLILVDEAHNLRNTGTQRYDKLQSIGRKGKKFVMLTATPIHNSVRDVDNLIKVFADDDDFDIELKGLSPSEIFKQYDLLSSEEDKSASTQSRLSDLEELIESIMREVIISRDRKYILENYEEVTIGDRAISVPDRNPRLVTPDDPRLDELYSDIVDTVIGADNSENSGLNIPYVSADRYDADGDEEEELIIEYQNASILMLINLLKRLESSLAAFETSVERLMERERITRHIATGDLDDAKNRSDAVEQIRDTFEDDFAKDIDFEEVAEALNRVSPSKRDEIVADIDEDLQELDRIKRQAQNALQTKEDGRTKDAKAERLRGLIDRELSDEKVLIFSQYVPTITHLFEQLTGENPAHTNVATLGHDPSNPTVGFVHGGSGYDERIVERFAPEAQEADVTPGEEIDILFATDVLGVGQNLQDARVIVNYDLHWNPMKMEQRIGRIDRITTRHDELLIYNFAPTGDLRKQLGLVERIQEKIEDIANTFGHAAPILDTAEEQVHKTLMTYERLEEGGAEFGDERLEGIGSKYDDLRNVVRTFCEENDVNVEELRETYDAVAGRSEPQYFVAPGEEGYVSLAHLEHSSGRTEWRTTIFDSDRVQSTTIGGQTVFTQFPRLETDDVRVFETISSPDTTRQTIPEDDFEELKSFVSELGTPSTWQNDILSRQSGDSDVVTDIKQLCRQIADSDEDVSGEAEEILELLDDHEMSDWAEGQLRTIYRRRRRYGTNGTIRRIHHKLTEEIELVDPETVTEADVALAGQLDNSKSET; this comes from the coding sequence ATGAGTGAGGACCCAGTCCCTGATTGGTCTGGCTACTCTGACGTCCTCGACAACCGCGAATACGATGTTGCCGAGCGGGCGAATGCTCTGGCTCCCGAAGCCGAGACCGTCCGAATTGCCGTTGGGTACTTCTATCTCGGTGGTTTCGATCTCCTGAAGGAGAACCTCCGAAGAGCTGAACGCGTTGAAATACTCATCGGAACCGATACCGATCAGCGTACCATCGATGAACTGGAACGTGGGTTTGCTGACGACTTAGATGAGTACGACCGCTCTGAAGCTCAAGAAGGTATTAATCGGCTTTACGAGCTCATTCAGGAGGACAAGGTGGATGTGCGTGTGTACGACGACAGTCGGTTTCATCCGAAGCTCTATCTCTTCGAGCACCCCGCGGGTTCTCCGGACCTCGGCCGGGCGATTATCGGCTCCTCAAACCTCTCCGCCAGCGGTCTCCGCGGAAATGTCGAACTGAACGTCGAAAAGAAGGACAACAACACGATCCGGTATCTCGGCGAGTGGTTCGAGGAGATCTGGGAGGAGGCCAGCGAATTCGATACAGACCTGATGGTTGCCGAGATAGAGGAGTCGCAGTTCGGAGATGACCTGCCGGACACCTCTGAGGGAGGAACATCGGTCGCAGAGGTGGAAACGATTTCACCGTACGAAGCGACGAAGCGGTTTATTGTCGAGCAGTTTTCCCGAGACGTCCGAGAGGGCACCCTACTCCAGGACATCACTGGCGATTACGAAGAACAACTCACAGCGTTCCAGCAGGACGCATTCAGAGCAGCGCGTCGCCCGCTCGAAAAATACAACGGCGTCGTATTAGCTGACAGCGTCGGTTTAGGGAAGTCGTACATCGGTGCCCCACTCGTGCAGGAATACACGAGCTCCCGAGATGATGTACTCATCATCGCCCCCAACCGACTGGAGCGGATGTGGATGCGGGACCTCCTTGATGCGGACACCGGCGAATTTCCGACGACCGCTGAGAAGACGTTTATGAGTTTCAATAAACTCTCCCGCCTGTCTGAAAAGGAGATCCAACGGCTCCGCGGAGTTGATTTGATTCTCGTCGACGAAGCCCACAATCTCCGAAATACTGGAACACAGCGCTACGATAAACTCCAGTCAATCGGTCGAAAGGGCAAGAAGTTCGTGATGCTCACTGCGACCCCGATCCACAACTCCGTTCGAGACGTGGACAATCTGATCAAGGTGTTTGCCGACGACGACGACTTCGATATTGAGCTGAAGGGTTTGTCACCGAGCGAGATTTTCAAGCAGTACGACCTCCTCTCCAGCGAGGAGGACAAATCTGCGAGCACTCAGAGTCGGCTTTCGGACCTCGAAGAACTCATTGAGTCAATTATGCGAGAGGTAATTATTTCGAGGGACCGGAAGTACATCCTCGAAAATTACGAGGAAGTCACCATCGGAGACCGGGCCATTAGCGTCCCTGATCGAAATCCGCGTCTTGTCACACCGGACGACCCTCGTCTCGATGAACTCTATAGTGACATCGTCGATACAGTCATCGGGGCAGATAACTCCGAGAACTCCGGGTTGAATATTCCCTACGTTAGCGCAGATCGGTATGACGCTGATGGAGACGAGGAAGAGGAACTAATCATTGAGTACCAGAATGCGAGCATTCTGATGCTCATCAATCTCCTCAAACGTCTTGAGAGCAGCCTTGCCGCTTTCGAGACTTCTGTTGAACGTCTTATGGAACGAGAGCGCATCACACGTCACATCGCTACTGGTGACTTGGATGATGCGAAAAACCGGAGTGACGCCGTTGAACAGATACGGGACACATTTGAAGACGACTTCGCCAAAGATATTGACTTTGAGGAGGTCGCAGAAGCCCTCAATAGAGTCAGCCCCTCGAAGAGGGACGAGATCGTAGCAGACATTGACGAAGACCTTCAGGAACTTGATCGTATAAAGCGGCAAGCACAGAATGCACTCCAGACCAAAGAAGACGGCCGCACTAAAGACGCTAAGGCGGAACGTCTGCGTGGATTAATTGATCGAGAGCTATCGGACGAGAAGGTCCTCATATTCAGTCAGTACGTACCCACGATCACGCATCTCTTCGAGCAACTAACTGGCGAGAATCCAGCGCACACCAACGTTGCTACGCTCGGTCACGATCCGAGTAACCCTACTGTCGGATTTGTCCACGGGGGCAGTGGGTACGATGAGAGGATTGTTGAGCGATTCGCTCCAGAAGCCCAAGAAGCCGACGTCACCCCCGGTGAAGAGATTGACATCCTGTTTGCAACCGACGTACTAGGGGTCGGACAGAATCTCCAGGATGCGCGAGTCATCGTGAACTACGACCTCCATTGGAACCCGATGAAGATGGAGCAGAGAATTGGACGTATCGACCGCATTACGACGCGGCATGACGAGCTGTTAATCTATAACTTTGCTCCGACAGGCGACCTGCGGAAGCAGCTCGGACTTGTTGAGCGGATTCAAGAGAAAATCGAAGATATCGCAAACACCTTCGGCCATGCTGCTCCCATCCTGGATACGGCCGAAGAGCAAGTGCATAAGACGCTCATGACCTATGAGCGATTAGAAGAAGGTGGTGCGGAGTTCGGGGACGAACGGTTGGAGGGTATCGGGTCGAAGTATGACGATCTCAGAAACGTCGTTCGGACATTCTGTGAAGAGAATGATGTCAATGTCGAGGAGCTTCGGGAAACCTACGATGCCGTCGCAGGTAGGTCGGAACCGCAATATTTCGTCGCACCCGGCGAAGAAGGATATGTCTCGCTCGCACACTTAGAACACAGTAGTGGACGCACCGAATGGCGAACCACCATTTTCGATTCGGATCGAGTACAAAGCACTACAATCGGGGGACAAACAGTCTTCACCCAATTCCCACGGCTGGAGACAGATGACGTTCGAGTGTTCGAAACTATCTCTTCCCCTGATACCACTCGCCAAACGATCCCGGAGGATGATTTTGAGGAGTTGAAATCCTTTGTAAGTGAGCTAGGTACCCCGAGCACGTGGCAAAACGACATATTGAGCAGGCAGAGCGGCGATAGCGACGTCGTTACCGACATCAAACAGTTATGCCGGCAGATTGCGGACAGCGACGAAGACGTAAGCGGAGAAGCAGAGGAAATCCTCGAACTCTTAGATGATCACGAAATGAGCGACTGGGCCGAGGGACAGTTGCGCACGATATATCGGAGACGTCGTAGATATGGGACCAACGGCACAATCCGAAGGATACACCACAAACTCACAGAGGAAATTGAGCTAGTTGATCCAGAAACCGTTACAGAAGCAGATGTCGCACTTGCTGGCCAATTAGATAACAGCAAATCCGAGACCTAA
- a CDS encoding metallophosphoesterase, giving the protein MLYGDELLADEASCFGAQQKERNLGKRKDYARRQGNGERVTEFSAITVAEPREGDRRYVPSGAELPVAPASGEVLPVYVSSGEVDWAISLLAEFPAEPAADRPGDGSERLLDRDRVQRARNSTEAGVGGDATTVLFVSDTHLGYENRAETGSGKAVPWIDEINSRDTIRRVRTLAMEGDIDAVIHTGDLLDHEVDAVTLDAAESSLRDLALCNIPVYCILGTHDHGAADPYYSNSVDGIAWVKDQVRNEYLIELSASPTSVAGGPLDAYGVSAENVGIGDVGTYESLGWRPSEIAFGASSPGPNVLCLHDGATPYRERSTADVDLDELLAQSRVSFDCVLVGDEHRPKHDDFEHGYSFETGDGTPVLYTGPAARVGPAYRNHDAFITELTISAEEVSWTRHSV; this is encoded by the coding sequence GTGCTGTACGGTGATGAGTTGTTGGCTGATGAGGCGTCGTGTTTTGGCGCTCAGCAGAAGGAGCGGAATTTGGGGAAACGGAAGGATTACGCGCGGCGACAGGGGAATGGGGAGCGGGTGACGGAGTTTTCGGCGATTACGGTGGCGGAGCCGCGAGAGGGGGATCGTCGGTATGTGCCGTCGGGTGCGGAGTTACCGGTTGCGCCGGCGTCGGGAGAAGTGCTTCCGGTATACGTTTCGTCGGGGGAGGTTGATTGGGCGATCTCGTTGCTGGCTGAGTTCCCTGCTGAGCCCGCGGCTGATCGGCCGGGTGACGGGAGCGAGAGGTTGCTTGACCGAGATCGAGTTCAGCGAGCGCGCAACAGTACGGAAGCGGGAGTTGGTGGTGATGCGACGACGGTGCTGTTTGTGAGTGATACGCATCTCGGGTATGAGAATCGTGCGGAGACTGGGAGTGGGAAGGCAGTGCCGTGGATTGATGAGATCAATAGTCGGGACACGATTCGGCGGGTGCGAACGCTTGCGATGGAGGGGGATATTGATGCGGTGATTCACACCGGTGATTTGCTGGATCACGAGGTGGATGCGGTGACGCTTGATGCTGCGGAGTCGAGTTTGCGTGATTTGGCTCTCTGTAATATCCCAGTGTACTGTATTTTGGGAACGCACGATCACGGGGCGGCGGATCCGTACTATTCGAATTCTGTGGATGGGATTGCGTGGGTGAAAGATCAGGTGCGGAACGAGTATCTTATTGAGTTGTCGGCCAGTCCGACATCGGTTGCTGGCGGGCCACTTGACGCGTATGGGGTCTCGGCGGAAAACGTTGGAATTGGTGATGTCGGGACTTACGAGTCGCTTGGGTGGCGTCCATCGGAAATTGCGTTCGGAGCATCGTCGCCTGGGCCGAACGTACTGTGCCTACACGACGGGGCGACGCCGTACCGAGAACGTTCGACTGCAGATGTCGATCTCGACGAGTTGCTGGCACAGTCACGCGTATCGTTTGATTGTGTGCTGGTGGGTGATGAGCATCGACCCAAGCACGATGATTTCGAGCATGGGTACTCGTTCGAGACCGGGGATGGGACGCCCGTATTATACACCGGACCTGCAGCACGCGTTGGTCCGGCGTACCGGAATCACGATGCCTTCATCACGGAGCTCACGATTTCAGCCGAGGAGGTCTCGTGGACGCGGCATTCAGTGTGA